The DNA window GACACGCAGCCTATCCTGGGACACACATCCCAGCCTGGGACACACATCCCACCCTGAGACATGCAGCCTATCCTGGGACACATATCCCATGCTGGGACACGCATCCCATCCCAGGACGTGCATCCCATCCCGGGACACGCATCGCATCCTGGGACACGCATCCCATCCTGGGACACGCATCCCATCCCGGGACATGCATCCCATCCCGGGACACACAGCACATGCCGGGACACGCATCCCATCTCGGGACACGCATCCCATCCCGGGACGTGCATCCCATCCTGGGACACGCATCCCATCCCAGCACATGCATCCCATCCGGGGACACGCATCCCATCCCGGGAGGCACATCCCATAGCGGGACATATGGCCCCATCCCGGAACACAACCCATCCTGGGGGACACATCCCATCCCGGGACACGCATCCCACCGCGGGGTACATCCcaggcggggcggggcgggcagAGGGGCGGGACGGGGCGGAGCGGGCGGGCGGGGCCCCGTTAGTGTCACCCCGGTGCCGGGCTCCGAGCGGCGGTGGCGGCGCCAATGGCGGAGGGACAGGACGGGCCCGGGCGGCGCGGCAAGAGACCGGCGGAGGAGCCGGGGGAGACcgagcggggcgggcggcggcggcgcaggTGGGGCCGGCaccgggatggggatggggatggggatcaGTGTCAGGGTCAGGACCGGAACGGGAATTGGCACCGGCGCCGGAATCGGGATGGGGTCGGGATGGGGATCGGAAGCGGGATCAGGACTGGGATCGGGCTGGGAGCCGCGCTCCGAGATGCTCTCAGTGCCGGGTCAGGCTCCGTTCAGGCTCGGTGCCGGCTCGGTGCCGGATCAGGCTTGGTTCAGGCTCGGTGCCGGGTCAGTCTTGGTtcaggctcagtgctggatcaCGCTCGGTTCAGGCTCGGTGCCGGATCAGGCTCGGTTCAGGCTCAGTGCCGGATCAGTCTCGGTTCAGGCTCGGTGCTCGATCAGGCTCGGTTCAGGCTCGGAGCCGGATCAGGCTCAGTTCAGGCTCGGTGCTGGATCAGGCTCAGTTCAGGCTCAGTGCCGGATCAGGCTCAGTTCAGGCTCAGTGCCGGATCAGGCTCAGTTCAGGCTCAGTGCCGGATCAGGCTCGGTTCAGGCTTGGTGCCGGATCAGGCTCGGTTCAGCCTCGGTGCTGGATCAGGCTTGGTTCAGGCTCGGTGCTGGATCAGGCTTGGTTCAGGCTCGGTGCCGGATCAAGCTTGGTTCAGGCTTGGTTCTGGATCAGGCTTGGTTCAGGCTCGGTGCTGGATCAGGCTCGGTTCAGGCTCGGTGCTGGATCAGGCTTGGTTCAGGCTTGGTTCTGGGTCAGGCTCGGGTCAGGCTCAGTGCCGGATCAGGCTTGGTTCAGGCTTGGTTCTGGATCAGGCTCGGTGCCGGATCAGGCTTGGTTCAGGCTTGGCTCTGGGACAGGCTCGGGTCAGGCTCAGTGCCGGATCAGGCTTGGTTCAGGCTTGGTTCTGGGTCAGGCTCGGGTCAGGCTCAGTGCCGGATCAGGCTTGGTTCAGGCTTGGTTCTGGATCAGGCTCGGTGCCGGATCAGGCTTGGTTCAGGCTTGGTTCTGGATCAGGCTCGGTGCCGGGTCAGGCTTGGTTCAGGCTTGGTTCTGGGTCAGGCTCGGGTCAGGCTCGATGCCGGCTCGGGCTCACCGCCACTGGCAGGCACCAGCTGTGGTGCTGGCCTGTTCCAGCTCGGTCCCGGTGGAGCcgctggggctgtgggtgccCAGTCCTCACCCTCCATCCCTGTCAGCTTCCAGCCGGCGGCAGAGCCCGATGGAGCCACCGTCCTGCACGAGACGATAAGCAGTCGcccacagcccctgccaggTGAGCGAGGGGATCCtaccccccagtgcctccccctAGCCGGACTCCCCACTAACCCCGACCCTCATCTCCGCACCTGCCCCACAGCGAGATACTTCGACACCAAGACGACAGAGCCCATCAGCTTCTTCTTGTCTGGCCTGGAGGAGTTGCTGTCCTGGCAGCCCGACAGCAACGGCGACTTCAACATCTCTGCCGTGCCGCTGGCCGAGCGCCAGCCTCCGCTCCACAGCAAGAGGCCCCGGACGCTGGTGTGCCATGACATGCGTGGTGGATACCTGGACGACAGGTATGTAGAATGgcttgagttagaagggaccttaaagatcatctaattccaatggGGGTTGGCTTTCTTAGGCAGGGCCATCTcgcactggatcaggggctcaaagccccatccaacctggccttgaacacctccagggatggggcagccacgacttccctgggcaacctgggccagggcctccccaccctcacagtgaagaatttcctcctaatgtgtCTAGTCTAAGATGTGCTGGGTGGAGAAGAGATGCAGCAGTGGGGCTCAGCATCTCAAACCCAAAGCTTCTATTTCTGCTTGGTTTCATTCCTGCTGGCTTGTCTGCAGGCAGGGGTCGAGGGGTTTGGCTCTCGGTTCTGGAGCACAAAGGATCTAGCTGGGGTCTGCAGGGGTGACTCAGTACCACAGCTCTGCCCGGCTCCTGGGATGTGAGTCAGGCTCCTGCCCAGCCTCCCAGGCATCAGCCGGCGTCTTTCCCACATTGCTCAACGctcttccctctgtgtccctgcagGTTCATCCAGGGTTCAGCCACACGCAATCCCTACGTCTTCTACCACTGGCGCTACATTGACATCTTCGTCTACTTCAGCCACCACACCGTCACCATCCCTCCCGTGTGCTGGACCAACGCGGCACACCGGAATGGTGTTCCCGTGCTGGGTAAGGGCAGGGCCAGCCCTGCGAAGCCTCAGGCACGCGGTGGGTTTGTCAGGGTATGTGAGCAACGCTGCTCTCGCTGTTTCCACAGGCACGTTCATCACGGAATGGACGGATGGGGAGAAGATATGCGAGGCATTCCTGGCTGGTGGGAAGGAGGCGTATCGTGCTGTGAGCGAGCAGCTAGCCCGCATCGCCCAGCACTACCGCTTCGATGGGTGGCTGGTCAACATTGAGAACACGCTGAGTGTGAGTTGTGGTCACACCTCACCCACCTCCTCCTGTGCCCTCGCCCTTCTCCTGCACGGGGCTCCTCGTGCTGACACCCCCTGATCTCTCCTGCCAGGCAGCGGCAGCGGAGAACCTGCCCCACTTCCTGCGGCACCTGACGGCGCAGGTGCACAGCGCCGTGCCGGGAGGGCTGGTGATCTGGTACGACAGCGTCCTGCAGAACGGCACGCTGAAATGGCAGAATGAGCTCAACGATGAGAATAGGTAAGGCCGGGCCCTGCCTGCCCCACCACCTTCCCCAGGCAAATTCATGAGCCCACCCTAAACTCAGCACTTGGGGATAGTAAAGGTATGGACTGCACAGCCCTTGGTGGGGTGGTCTGCGGGGACAGCTGCAGCGTCCACCGTACCGCTCCTCgtaagggctggagaacaagtcttatgagaagcggctgagagagctgggattgcttagccttgagaagaggagacctcattgctctctccaactacctgaaaggaggttgtggagagcagggagctgggctcttctcccaagtgacaggggacaggacgagcgggaatggcctcaagctccgccaggggaggttcaggctggacatcaggaaaaaatatttcacggaaaggtcatcgggcactggcagaggctgcccagggagggggttgagtcaccttccctggaggggtttaaaagttgggtggatgaggtgctgagggacatggtttagtgattgatgggaatggttggactcgatgatcctgtgggtcctttccaacctagtgattctatgattctgtgccaCCCTAACCCTTGTCCACAGGGTGTTCTTTGATGCCTGTGATGGGCTATTCACCAACTACAACTGGAAGGAGGGGAACCTGGAGCGCTCACGTGAGCTGGCTGGGCCGCGCCGCACCGATGTCTATGTTGGCATTGATGTCTTTGGCCGCGGGGATGTGGTCGGCAGTGGCTTTGACACTAACAAGGTGGGTGTGCTGACACCAGGCTGGAGAAGGACCCTGGCCCCACCTTCACCGCAGGGCTGAGCTCCCACCGATGGCTGTGCCGTGCGGTGCCACGCTGTGCCGTGGGGGGCTGCTAAGCCTGGTGAGGAGCGGGGGAATCTGGAGGTGCTGTGGATGGGGAGAAGCTGGGGGATCCTGGTGCTGCTGTCCCTGGTGAGGGAGATGCCACAGCACATCCCCAGGGTGTTGTCCTGCCCCACCACCTTGGAGGGGTGGAGATGGGGTAGGTGACAAGGTGCCCATATGGCCCGGCCCCTGCTGCTCATCTCTCATTTCCGCAGCCTCTACGCCTGATCCGCCAGTACGGCCTCTCCGCAGCCATCTTCGCTCCCGGCTGGGTCTACGAGCACCTGGGGGAGGAAAACTTCCTGCAAAATGAGAACAAGTGAGGGCAGCTATGGGGTGGTGGGACAGGGCTGCTGGGACCTGGGCAGCCCCACTCTGCCCCACCTGGGGCTGTGCCCGATGCTGTGCCGGGGCAGCGGCCGCAGGAGGAAGCTTTCCTTGGACACCCGCCTTTTCCTCCAGGTTCTGGGGTTTGCTGGCTGAGTACCTGCCCACACACAGCATCTGCACACTGCCCCTCGCCACCTCCTTCAGCCTGGGCATGGGCAACAGCAGGTTCCTGGATGGGAAGGTGTGTGGAGCGTGATAGCGCAGCTCCAGCTGGGCTGAGCAGTGGGggtccctgctccctgcctgacCCAGCTCGCCCTGTCCTGCAGGAGGAAGAGCCCGGGCCCTGGTATGACCTGAGCTTGCAGGAGATCCAGCCCCTCTACCTAGAGCAGGAGGGCAGGCTGAgcaccagctgctgcctgcaggacgCTTGGTGTGGGGGAAGCTCCCTGAGGGTGCAGGGGATCATCCCCCCGGGCGAGGAGCGCGTGGCCACCCGGTGAGTTGGGGGCAAAACCCTTGTGTCATCTCAGTGCCAGGCTGGCACTGTGCTGGCACAGCACTGCACGGCTACAGGAGGCCCAGGCAGAGCTGTGCAGCCCCAGGGCCTCGTGGTCAgcatgccacggggctctctgCCTGCACTGCCCAGCAGACCTAACCCGATgcatcttctctttctctcctctctctctctgtctctctctgggTGGATCTGGGGTCATcagccttttctctttgcagatgcCAGCGCCCCCTAAACTCTTCCTGACACTGCTCTACAAGCTGGAGGGGCCGCAGCCCGACGAGTTCACCGTGGCGCTGGAGCTCACCACCATGGACTCAGATACCTGCCACGAGGGCAATGTCACCTCCCTGCCTGGTGAGGACCCTGCCTCAGCCCTGTGCAGTGGGCATCTGCTGCGGCATGGGACCAGCTCAACCTCCTACTCCCTCTGGCAGAGCCCACCGGCCGGCACCACCCTCGGATCCTTGCAGCACCGCCAACCAGGCTCGCCAAGCTGCTCGCTGCCTGCAACCACGGCTCCAATGGCTGGACGAGCCAGTGAGTGCCCTACCAGCTCCCTGTGCCCATGGGCCCCTGGTACCATGCCCACTCTCCCCTTTCCCCGTCAGCTGCTACGAGCTGGacctgcagggctgcagcctgCGAGACCTCTCCCTGCTTGTGTCCCGCCGCCAGCCCAGCCCGAAGGAGACATCCTTCACCTGCCTCCTCGGGGAGGTCCGGGTGAGTGCCCACTGGTGCCAGCTGGGAGCCGCTGCCCCACACGGTGTGGGTGGGTGGGCACCCGTTGCTTTTGGTCTCACCGGTCCCGTGGTTCGCTCTGCAGGTGCTGGATGCGGCGAGCACTGCAGCCTCCCCGCCGCAGGTGCAGAGCCTGGTGGCCTCGCAGTTCTGGTGGCAGGAGAGTCCCGAGGCGGAGCAGCTCTCGCTCAGCCTCACCCTCCGCTGGACCTTCCCGCCCGGGCGAGCCAACTGCTTCCGTATCTTCAGCCAGGGTGCCCGCTGTCGCCAGGGCCAGACAGCCCCAAAGCTCCTGGGGCTGGCGAGCGCCTGCCTGTTCCGTATCGTGGGGCTGTTGGTGCCACGGCCGGTTGCTGGGCAGTCCTGccggctggagctgctggtggagcCAGTGCTGTGCGACGAGCTGCCCGTGGACCCCGACCGCTGGGGACGGCTCATGCTGGTCTACTCCGAGCCGGCCGGTGGCACCAGCTGAGACGGGCATTAAAGGCGAGCGCGGTGCAgccctgtgtctgtgtgtcctgcGCGCTGGCGAGCTGGGGGCACGGCAGAGCCGGTGCCAGGGGTGCTGAGAGGGTGGAAGCTGCATTTTATCGCCCTGGTTCAGCAAGTCCCTCTTCTCGCACCCAGCCCTCGCTGCGGGGGCCCGCTGGGTGCTGGCTGGTGCCCTGCGAAGGGCTGTCGGCACCCTCCTAGCTCCTGCAGCCCTTGCTGCACCCAGGCTGGGGGATCCTGCTGTGCATCCTCCTGCCTCAGGGACCAGCCTGGTGCGCAGCTGCcagcaccagctctgctgcagctcttaGCCTCAAGGAACAGAACAGCACGGGCAGCCACTGCATCCATCCCCCACAGACCCACTCAGCATCACCCAGCTTGTCCTGCCCTCTCCCAGGGCTGGCAGGCAGCGGCTGCACCCGTGCTGCCTCCCCTGGCTATGTGAtgcagagaaggagagaaaatttATAGCGGCAATTATTTTCTCACAGTCTGGCGAGCAAGCAATTagcaggcagggaggcaggCGAGCGCGCCGCGCAGCGGGGTcgcccagccccagctccctccaagCACCGTCCACGGTCCCCCAAACAATGCTGGCTCCCGGTCAGGAAAATTAATATGTCAGCAGttaagctgctgctgctccgcTGGGGGACTGGCTCTGAAAAGAATTATCTGATAGGTTGAAAAACGAAGGGCTCGGCACAGCCGGAGGGGGTCCTACCATGCCAGCACCCCACTCCCTTGCTATGGTGAGGATGGGGGCTCGGCACGTTCCCTCCCTCACCTGTTTCAGGCTTCAGCCCTCTGCCCCGCGGCCACCCCGCAGGAAAGCCACAGCCCCAGTCAAAACCTGAGCCGCCCTGGttgaagaaagaaatctttattaataatttcaataataataataatccttgtaataataataataataataataataataatactgtTTATTAGAATGGTCACACCTTTGAAGCATACAGGATGGGCCGGCACCAGCCTGTGTGCCGGCGGCCGGCGCAGGGATTTGCTGTAAGGAAGAAGCCAGTACAGCGATGGAAGGAGCTTTGTACAGGGGTGGGGggcacggggctgggggggccagGACTATGTACACCGGGAATAGAAAAGGGGGAGCTCGTTGCTGGAGCGTCGGGGGCAGCTGCAGACTATAAAGTGAGGTTTGAGGAGTGGCGGAGCCACGCGGGGTCGGGGGCTGAGCGCGAGGCCACCCCACAGGAGGGGGGTTCCACCCCAGGGAGGGCTCCGTGGTGCCCCACGTCACTGAACCCAGtgtcccagctgctgcagagcgACCCCAGGGCTCGGGCGATGCAATGGTGGGGTCCCACAGTCCTGGGCAGGGATGGGTGGCCTTGGACGTGTCTCACGCCGCGGAGCTGGTGGGAATGGGATTGGGATAGTCCCCATCCTGGCTCAGCGCAAGCAGCGTCGGTCAgggctgctccctgcagggtGGGAGCCCCAGGTGCGTCAGGGGatggaagggagagaggggaaggaggggaaaagggatcGCAAGCGAGTTGCAAGCTCCTCTTAACAAAAAATTCCCTTTAAAAGGCAGAGGCTCATCCCCCTGCAACGCCCAGCGCCTCAGCAAAGCGGCTGCATCGCCGCCCCAGCTCCGCATGGGAGCCGAGACCTCGCACACTCGACACACTGATGACCGGCAAGCGCTGGAGCTCGGGAAACACGAAGCTGGGTTCCCCCCTCCAGTGCCCAGTCCCCAAAGCTGGGCTCCACCGGCACCCCCAGCGCCGCCGTGCCGGGGCTCAAAGGAAGACGTGGTGCCCAGGCCCTGCGCCTGGGTGGGCAGAGGCCCCTCCGGACGCCCCCGGCTCTCCCTCCGGACCGCGGGCTGTGGGGCCGGGGCGGAGAGGGACCCCCTGGCGCGTCCGGCTGGTCCGTGCTCGCTGCGGCGCTCCTCCGGGACTCGCTCGCTCGGTGCGTGTGTGGACAGTATGGGACTTTCACTTGGCTGTTGCcgctttgctttttttaaattttgttgctttgcttttgatttttttttttagtttgattttttttttgtgtat is part of the Phaenicophaeus curvirostris isolate KB17595 chromosome 19, BPBGC_Pcur_1.0, whole genome shotgun sequence genome and encodes:
- the ENGASE gene encoding cytosolic endo-beta-N-acetylglucosaminidase isoform X1 — translated: MAEGQDGPGRRGKRPAEEPGETERGGRRRRSFQPAAEPDGATVLHETISSRPQPLPARYFDTKTTEPISFFLSGLEELLSWQPDSNGDFNISAVPLAERQPPLHSKRPRTLVCHDMRGGYLDDRFIQGSATRNPYVFYHWRYIDIFVYFSHHTVTIPPVCWTNAAHRNGVPVLGTFITEWTDGEKICEAFLAGGKEAYRAVSEQLARIAQHYRFDGWLVNIENTLSAAAAENLPHFLRHLTAQVHSAVPGGLVIWYDSVLQNGTLKWQNELNDENRVFFDACDGLFTNYNWKEGNLERSRELAGPRRTDVYVGIDVFGRGDVVGSGFDTNKPLRLIRQYGLSAAIFAPGWVYEHLGEENFLQNENKFWGLLAEYLPTHSICTLPLATSFSLGMGNSRFLDGKEEEPGPWYDLSLQEIQPLYLEQEGRLSTSCCLQDAWCGGSSLRVQGIIPPGEERVATRLFSLQMPAPPKLFLTLLYKLEGPQPDEFTVALELTTMDSDTCHEGNVTSLPEPTGRHHPRILAAPPTRLAKLLAACNHGSNGWTSHCYELDLQGCSLRDLSLLVSRRQPSPKETSFTCLLGEVRVLDAASTAASPPQVQSLVASQFWWQESPEAEQLSLSLTLRWTFPPGRANCFRIFSQGARCRQGQTAPKLLGLASACLFRIVGLLVPRPVAGQSCRLELLVEPVLCDELPVDPDRWGRLMLVYSEPAGGTS
- the ENGASE gene encoding cytosolic endo-beta-N-acetylglucosaminidase isoform X2; translated protein: MAEGQDGPGRRGKRPAEEPGETERGGRRRRSFQPAAEPDGATVLHETISSRPQPLPARYFDTKTTEPISFFLSGLEELLSWQPDSNGDFNISAVPLAERQPPLHSKRPRTLVCHDMRGGYLDDRFIQGSATRNPYVFYHWRYIDIFVYFSHHTVTIPPVCWTNAAHRNGVPVLGTFITEWTDGEKICEAFLAGGKEAYRAVSEQLARIAQHYRFDGWLVNIENTLSAAAAENLPHFLRHLTAQVHSAVPGGLVIWYDSVLQNGTLKWQNELNDENRVFFDACDGLFTNYNWKEGNLERSRELAGPRRTDVYVGIDVFGRGDVVGSGFDTNKEEEPGPWYDLSLQEIQPLYLEQEGRLSTSCCLQDAWCGGSSLRVQGIIPPGEERVATRLFSLQMPAPPKLFLTLLYKLEGPQPDEFTVALELTTMDSDTCHEGNVTSLPEPTGRHHPRILAAPPTRLAKLLAACNHGSNGWTSHCYELDLQGCSLRDLSLLVSRRQPSPKETSFTCLLGEVRVLDAASTAASPPQVQSLVASQFWWQESPEAEQLSLSLTLRWTFPPGRANCFRIFSQGARCRQGQTAPKLLGLASACLFRIVGLLVPRPVAGQSCRLELLVEPVLCDELPVDPDRWGRLMLVYSEPAGGTS